The Coregonus clupeaformis isolate EN_2021a unplaced genomic scaffold, ASM2061545v1 scaf0119, whole genome shotgun sequence genome includes a window with the following:
- the LOC121568836 gene encoding transmembrane protein 180-like, whose translation MTVEKPAAGVRTFGGLNILRHLASLGAHPPAVAYSMTTLGAGMMNSIFSFYYVKLFLNKYKISEGAFHQSQVVYMVWNAVNDPLFGYLQDNSRVPCCSQRRLSILYGAPFYALAFLLAWFPWREYAPGDWMSGVHLMVALCAFDGMLTFVLLAQCALFAEISGHHQSRLRLIKYNQVASLIGSSSVLFCGLLSQNMDDFPSFQGFTVLVAVLACGCMIYTGLHSESRFDTKESAPGSNDQGSGQLTLSFSLVTSMTLQILTNRDFQLFVLMNFFQVFMVAFCNNFTMIFAEHLIPPNVLPSLAKSFMYGAGFICPQLVVLSSQSLLHGLGYYKIILLTFYVEAGMAAIMLVLGPHHYYILAFFLTANMVLVQAAFSLFNLPLADIIDSDLQRHKRSSPLSSMVFGTNALFTKPAQSLAPMLVVSILNQFGYENLKDAGRDAKPSDLEALHTTMFYLVCVVPMCVAALQVFAWRPFSIRNSHTVDTKYIDD comes from the exons ATGACCGTGGAGAAACCAGCCGCAGGTGTTCGCACCTTCGGCGGCCTGAACATCCTGAGGCACCTGGCGAGTCTGGGGGCTCACCCTCCCGCCGTGGCTTACTCCATGACCACCCTGGGAGCAGGCATGATGAACAGCATATTTAGCTTCTACTATGTCAAGCTGTTCCTCAACAAGTACAAAATATCAGAGGGAGCTTTCCATCAGTCACAA GTGGTGTACATGGTGTGGAACGCAGTGAACGACCCTCTGTTCGGCTACCTGCAGGATAACTCCCGCGTACCATGCTGCTCTCAACGTCGTCTCTCCATCCTGTATGGTGCTCCCTTCTACGCACTCGCCTTCCTGCTCGCCTGGTTCCCATGGCGAGAGTACGCCCCCGGCGACTGGATGAGCGGCGTCCACCTAATGGTGGCATTGTGTGCGTTCGACGGGATGCTGACGTTTGTGTTGCTGGCGCAGTGCGCCCTCTTTGCAGAGATATCAGGCCACCACCAGAGCAGACTGAGACTCATCAAGTACAACCAG gTGGCGTCCCTTATAGGTTCCTCCAGTGTTCTATTCTGCGGCCTCCTCTCCCAGAACATGGATGACTTCCCATCCTTCCAGGGCTTCACTGTCCTGGTGGCTGTTCTGGCCTGTGGCTGCATGATCTACACAGGCCTACACAGTGAGAGCCGCTTCGACACCAAAGAGTCAGCACCGGGGTCAAACGACCAGGGTTCTGGCCAGTTAACTCTTTCCTTCTCCTTGGTGACCTCTATGACCTTGCAGATCCTGACCAATAGGGACTTCCAGCTCTTCGTGCTCATGAACTTCTTCCAG GTCTTCATGGTGGCATTCTGTAATAACTTCACTATGATCTTCGCCGAGCATCTGATACCCCCCAACGTGCTGCCATCACTGGCCAAGAGCTTCATGTATGGAGCCGGCTTTATCTGTCCTCAG tTGGTGGTGCTGAGCAGTCAGAGCCTGCTCCACGGCCTGGGCTACTACAAGATCATCCTGCTCACCTTCTACGTAGAGGCTGGCATGGCTGCCATCATGCTGGTGCTGGGGCCACATCACTACTACATCCTGGCATTCTTCCTGACCGCTAACAT GGTCCTTGTCCAGGCAGCCTTCAGTCTGTTTAACCTGCCTCTGGCTGACATTATCGACTCAGACCTTCAGAGACACAAGCGCAG ctcccccctctcctccatggTGTTTGGGACCAATGCTCTGTTCACTAAACCAGCCCAGTCTCTGGCTCCTATGCTGGTGGTCTCCATCCTAAACCAGTTTGGCTACGAGAACCTGAAGGATGCTGGGAGGGATGCAAAACCCAG TGACTTGGAGGCCCTCCACACCACCATGTTCTACCTGGTGTGTGTGGTGCCCATGTGTGTCGCCGCCCTGCAAGTCTTCGCCTGGAGGCCCTTCTCAATACGCAACAGTCACACCGTGGACACCAAGTATATCGACGACTGA
- the LOC121568837 gene encoding cerebellar degeneration-related protein 2-like produces MLTDMIVEEEFELKDEEPWYGKQDLEHDLHLAAQLGKTLLDRNHELEQGLQQMYSTNQEQLQEVEYLTKQVDLLRQMNDQHAKVYEQLDVAARDLEQGNHRLILDNRVAQQRINCLTEKIDSLETHMEDLQTQVDELSAAQSDRSRRELAEQRRNLGAQSVSCLKELYDLQKDKYMAYESLRVERSWPAREQSCQDPNPEEENSALQRSIQTLQAVLASERGKREAAEQETELTARENGVLEQRLALLEGCRARQRELEAEVEELRQLWQADYANSVRRPDRLLLPDTVFFAPEEKPSLVQSEEEEKEVGEQGRRSLQRCNSESVLRGTLADDIQRGHERTCIRRAEAVKQRGISLLNEVDAQYSALQVKYEELLRRCQLGADGLSHKAVQTPHSSHGTVSYPRRRLSSSAISIGLPAVPEDNGPQPEYKALFQEIFTCIQKTKEDLSENKWPSQGH; encoded by the exons ATGCTGACTGATATGATAGTGGAGGAAGAGTTTGAGCTCAAGGATGAGGAGCCATGGTATGGCAAACAGGACCTTGAGCACG ATCTCCATTTGGCGGCTCAGCTGGGTAAGACCCTACTGGACCGGAACCATGAGTTGGAGCAGGGGCTGCAGCAGATGTACTCCACCAACCAGGAGCAGCTGCAGGAGGTTGAG TACCTGACCAAGCAGGTGGATCTGCTGAGGCAGATGAATGACCAGCATGCTAAGGTATACGAGCAGCTAGATGTGGCGGCCAGAGACCTGGAGCAGGGCAACCACAGGCTGATTCTGGACAACCGCGTCGCCCAGCAGAGGATCAACTG CCTGACAGAGAAGATCGACAGTCTTGAGACCCACATGGAGGACCTGCAGACCCAGGTGGATGAGCTGAGTGCAGCCCAGTCTGACCGCAGCAGGAGAGAACTGGCCGAGCAGAGACGCAACCTCGGAGCACAGAGTGTGTCCTGCCTCAAGGAGCTGTATGACCTGCAGAAAgacaa GTACATGGCCTATGAGAGCCTGCGTGTGGAGCGTTCCTGGCCAGCAAGGGAGCAGTCCTGTCAGGACCCAAACCCAGAGGAGGAGAACTCTGCGCTCCAGCGCTCCATCCAGACCCTGCAGGCTGTTCTGGCCTCTGAGCGGGGGAAGCGGGAGGCAGCGGAACAGGAGACTGAGCTGACGGCCAGGGAGAACGGGGTTCTGGAGCAGCGGCTGGCCCTGCTGGAGGGCTGCCGGGCCAGGCAAAGGGAGCTGGAGGCAGAGGTGGAGGAGCTCCGGCAGCTGTGGCAGGCCGACTACGCCAACAG TGTCAGGAGACCTGACCGGCTACTGCTGCCCGACACAGTCTTCTTCGCCCCAGAGGAGAAGCCCAGTCTGGTCCaaagtgaggaggaggagaaggaggtgggTGAGCAGGGAAGGCGCAGCCTGCAGAGGTGTAACAGCGAAAGTGTTCTGAGGGGGACACTAGCAGACGACATCCAGCGGGGGCACGAGCGTACATGTATCAGACGAGCGGAGGCGGTGAAGCAGAGAGGAATCTCCCTGCTCAATGAGGTGGATGCCCAGTATAGTGCACTGCAG GTCAAATACGAGGAGCTTCTGCGGCGCTGCCAGCTGGGGGCAGATGGGCTCAGTCACAAGGCTGTGCAGACACCCCACAGTTCCCACGGCACTGTCAGTTACCCCCGACGGCGCCTCTCAAGCTCGGCCATCTCCATCGGGCTCCCAGCTGTCCCCGAAGACAACGGGCCGCAGCCCGAGTACAAGGCCCTCTTCCAGGAGATCTTCACCTGCATCCAGAAGACCAAAGAGGACCTAAGTGAGAACAAGTGGCCGAGTCAGGGTCATTGA